From a single Equus asinus isolate D_3611 breed Donkey chromosome 2, EquAss-T2T_v2, whole genome shotgun sequence genomic region:
- the SCART1 gene encoding scavenger receptor cysteine-rich domain-containing protein SCART1 isoform X7 — protein sequence MKAALWALTLGPLLLSLRAVPTGGPGDLRLAYRPSPCDGVVLVQREGKWGHVCNREWTQREASVVCRQLGCGDAVGAPKYVPLPGEMQLPWLHNVSCSGKESSLWECSLGAWTRSECPHEWVVVALCKSGTFREIRLVQGRSPCAGLPEIRNVNGVDRLCGLHQEEATVFCQELRCGPALQASRQGLGVVGKYMTCRGTEKTIRDCRLNNNLRRGCDFQQDAEVVCSEFRLVNGSSSCEGRLELQVQGAWKPLCAAHWDLADATVLCHQLNCGNAVATPQGGHFGVGDAPIWPDVFHCTGTEPYLWNCPVSTLGAPACALGNAAAVVCSGLPDALRLRDGQSRCDGRVEISLDGVWGRVLDDGWDLHGAAVVCRQLGCGGAERAYDAPAPRRGAVPVRLSRARCLGTESRLTQCNVSAALLVSTGTSRDAGVLCSGSRRVRLAAGPGRCAGRVEVLHGGAWGTVCDDGWDLRDAHVVCRQLGCGAALSAPGAAHFGAGAGRIWMDELGCGGQESALWQCPSEGWGRHDCGHKEDAGVFCSESVALRLRGGTHHCAGWLDVFYNGTWGAVCSNTLKDTSMSIICKQLGCGEQGWLENRPVHAAGLGVSWVDNIECRRLRNSTLWQCPSAPWNPRSCARGEEVWITCAGSSEQTPQDSTETLNCLSTHSCPEEGALRVRGGEDGCSGRVELWHAGSWGTVCDDSWDLADAEVVCRQLGCGRALSALAGAAFGPGSGPVWLDEVQCRGSEASLRSCPAEPWGRGDCAHKEDAGVRCSRDKGTTALPEASGSTLVPLPALKAGSLPVTFCFILGTLLGIVLLVLGTKWCHDRGACRGSRMSGSLPSEGVYEDIAAIPVEEKDNSPVGSQDLMLEEEYDDAQELEQDPEDEGAEEGAPLSSVGLFTAWAPKFGLGRKTRVAGAPGRDDPELRMGDISETRGWERTQVHGGFHFPRKMLLNSL from the exons ATGAAGGCCGCTCTCTGGGCCTTGACACTCGGGCCCCTTCTCCTGTCTCTCAGGGCAGTCCCCACTG GTGGACCCGGCGACCTGAGGCTGGCGTACAGACCCAGCCCGTGTGACGGAGTGGTGCTGGTCCAACGCGAGGGGAAGTGGGGACACGTGTGCAACCGGGAGTGGACGCAGAGGGAGGCGTCTGTGGTCTGCAGGCAGCTGGGCTGCGGAGATGCAGTGGGGGCCCCCAAGTACGTCCCACTGCCTGGGGAGATGCAGCTGCCCTGGCTCCACAACGTGTCCTGCAGCGGAAAGGAGTCCTCCCTGTGGGAGTGCAGCCTCGGGGCATGGACGCGGAGCGAGTGCCCCCACGAGTGGGTGGTGGTGGCTCTGTGCAAGA GCGGCACTTTTCGGGAGATCCGGCTGGTGCAGGGCCGCAGCCCCTGCGCGGGGCTCCCCGAGATCAGGAACGTGAACGGGGTGGATCGCCTCTGTGGCCTGCACCAGGAGGAGGCCACGGTGTTCTGCCAAGAGCTGAGGTGCGGCCCCGCGCTCCAGGCCTCCCGCCAGGGTTTGGGCGTCGTCGGGAAGTATATGACCTGCCGGGGCACCGAGAAGACCATCCGGGACTGCAGGCTCAACAACAACCTTCGCAGAGGCTGCGACTTCCAGCAGGACGCAGAGGTGGTCTGCTCAG AGTTCCGGCTGGTCAACGGCAGCAGCAGCTGTGAGGGGCGCTTGGAGCTCCAGGTTCAGGGGGCCTGGAAGCCCCTCTGTGCCGCCCACTGGGACTTAGCAGATGCCACCGTCCTCTGTCACCAGCTCAACTGTGGCAACGCGGTGGCCACTCCCCAAGGAGGCCATTTTGGGGTCGGAGATGCTCCCATCTGGCCCGACGTGTTTCACTGCACGGGGACAGAGCCCTACTTGTGGAATTGCCCAGTTAGCACTCTGGGGGCCCCAGCCTGTGCCCTGGGAAACGCAGCTGCCGTGGTCTGCTCAG gtCTCCCTGACGCCCTGCGACTAAGAGACGGGCAGAGCCGCTGTGATGGCCGCGTGGAGATATCCCTGGACGGGGTGTGGGGCCGCGTCCTGGACGACGGGTGGGATCTGCACGGCGCGGCCGTCGTGTGCCGGCAGCTGGGGTGCGGAGGCGCCGAGCGAGCCTACGACGCGCCTGCACCCCGGCGCGGGGCCGTCCCGGTGCGGCTGAGCCGTGCGCGCTGTCTGGGCACCGAGAGCCGCCTGACCCAGTGCAACGTGTCCGCGGCCCTGCTGGTGTCCACGGGGACCTCGAGGGACGCGGGCGTCCTGTGCTCCG GGAGCCGCCGGGTGCGGCTAGCCGCGGGCCCGGGCCGCTGTGCAGGGCGTGTGGAGGTGCTCCACGGCGGCGCGTGGGGCACCGTGTGCGACGACGGCTGGGACCTGCGGGACGCCCACGTGGTCTGCCGGCAGCTGGGCTGCGGCGCCGCCCTCAGCGCCCCAGGAGCCGCGCACTTCGGGGCTGGGGCCGGGCGCATCTGGATGGACGAGCTGGGCTGCGGGGGCCAGGAGTCTGCGCTGTGGCAGTGCCCGTCGGAGGGCTGGGGCCGGCACGACTGTGGACACAAGGAGGACGCCGGCGTCTTCTGCTCAG AATCGGTGGCCCTGAGGCTGCGAGGCGGCACCCACCACTGCGCTGGGTGGCTGGACGTGTTCTACAATGGGACATGGGGTGCTGTGTGCAGTAACACCCTGAAGGACACCTCCATGTCCATCATCTGCAAGCAGCTGGGctgtggggagcagggctggctggAGAACAGGCCCGTCCACGCTGCAGGCTTGGGCGTCTCCTGGGTGGACAACATTGAGTGCCGCAGGCTGCGAAACTccacgctgtggcagtgccccTCAGCCCCGTGGAACCCACGCTCCTGTGCCCGCGGAGAGGAGGTCTGGATCACCTGTGCAG GATCATCAGAGCAAACGCCCCAGGATTCCACGGAGACTCTCAACTGCTTATCCACCCACAGCTGCCCAG AGGAGGGCGCGCTGCGCGTGCGCGGGGGAGAGGACGGCTGCTCCGGTCGCGTGGAGCTCTGGCACGCCGGCTCCTGGGGCACCGTGTGCGACGATTCCTGGGACCTGGCGGACGCGGAGGTCGTGTGCCGCCAGCTGGGCTGTGGGCGGGCCCTGAGCGCCCTGGCGGGGGCCGCCTTCGGGCCGGGCTCGGGGCCCGTGTGGCTGGACGAGGTGCAGTGCCGGGGCAGCGAGGCGTCCCTGCGGAGCTGCCCCGCGGAGCCGTGGGGACGTGGAGACTGCGCGCACAAAGAGGACGCGGGCGTGCGCTGCTCCC GTGACAAGGGGACCACTGCCCTACCGGAGGCATCTG GCTCTACCCTGGTTCCTCTACCTGCCCTCAAGGCTGGGAGCCTGCCCGTGACCTTCTGCTTCATCCTGGGCACCCTCCTGGGCATTGTCTTGCTGGTCCTGGGGACGAAGTGGTGCCACGACAGAGGAGCCTGCAGGG GTTCCAGAATGTCGGGGAGTCTGCCCTCAGAAGGTGTCTATGAGGACATCGCAGCCATCCCTGTGGAGGAGAAAGACAACAGCCCAGTGGGGTCTCAGGACCTGATGCTGGAGGAGGAGTACGACGATgcccaggagctggagcaggaCCCCGAGGAcgagggagcagaggagggggcGCCCCTGAGCTCC GTGGGGCTCTTCACAGCCTGGGCCCCGAAGTTCGGGCTGGGACGGAAGACCAGGGTGGCCGGTGCCCCAGGACGTGATGACCCTGAGCTGAGAATGGGGGACATCAGCGAGACCAGAGGGTGGGAGAGAACCCAGGTGCATGGGGGCTTTCATTTTCCTCGTAAGATGCTATTAAACTCACTTTGA
- the SCART1 gene encoding scavenger receptor cysteine-rich domain-containing protein SCART1 isoform X2 yields MKAALWALTLGPLLLSLRAVPTGGPGDLRLAYRPSPCDGVVLVQREGKWGHVCNREWTQREASVVCRQLGCGDAVGAPKYVPLPGEMQLPWLHNVSCSGKESSLWECSLGAWTRSECPHEWVVVALCKSGTFREIRLVQGRSPCAGLPEIRNVNGVDRLCGLHQEEATVFCQELRCGPALQASRQGLGVVGKYMTCRGTEKTIRDCRLNNNLRRGCDFQQDAEVVCSGHTEARLVGGEHPCAGRLEVRRGLAWGAVCDSDLDQATAHVVCRELQCGVAVSMPRGTHFGRGSGLIWTEAFHCVGNESLLFHCPRGPGHQCGHDQDAGLRCSEFRLVNGSSSCEGRLELQVQGAWKPLCAAHWDLADATVLCHQLNCGNAVATPQGGHFGVGDAPIWPDVFHCTGTEPYLWNCPVSTLGAPACALGNAAAVVCSGLPDALRLRDGQSRCDGRVEISLDGVWGRVLDDGWDLHGAAVVCRQLGCGGAERAYDAPAPRRGAVPVRLSRARCLGTESRLTQCNVSAALLVSTGTSRDAGVLCSGSRRVRLAAGPGRCAGRVEVLHGGAWGTVCDDGWDLRDAHVVCRQLGCGAALSAPGAAHFGAGAGRIWMDELGCGGQESALWQCPSEGWGRHDCGHKEDAGVFCSESVALRLRGGTHHCAGWLDVFYNGTWGAVCSNTLKDTSMSIICKQLGCGEQGWLENRPVHAAGLGVSWVDNIECRRLRNSTLWQCPSAPWNPRSCARGEEVWITCAGSSEQTPQDSTETLNCLSTHSCPEEGALRVRGGEDGCSGRVELWHAGSWGTVCDDSWDLADAEVVCRQLGCGRALSALAGAAFGPGSGPVWLDEVQCRGSEASLRSCPAEPWGRGDCAHKEDAGVRCSRSTLVPLPALKAGSLPVTFCFILGTLLGIVLLVLGTKWCHDRGACRGSRMSGSLPSEGVYEDIAAIPVEEKDNSPVGSQDLMLEEEYDDAQELEQDPEDEGAEEGAPLSSVGLFTAWAPKFGLGRKTRVAGAPGRDDPELRMGDISETRGWERTQVHGGFHFPRKMLLNSL; encoded by the exons ATGAAGGCCGCTCTCTGGGCCTTGACACTCGGGCCCCTTCTCCTGTCTCTCAGGGCAGTCCCCACTG GTGGACCCGGCGACCTGAGGCTGGCGTACAGACCCAGCCCGTGTGACGGAGTGGTGCTGGTCCAACGCGAGGGGAAGTGGGGACACGTGTGCAACCGGGAGTGGACGCAGAGGGAGGCGTCTGTGGTCTGCAGGCAGCTGGGCTGCGGAGATGCAGTGGGGGCCCCCAAGTACGTCCCACTGCCTGGGGAGATGCAGCTGCCCTGGCTCCACAACGTGTCCTGCAGCGGAAAGGAGTCCTCCCTGTGGGAGTGCAGCCTCGGGGCATGGACGCGGAGCGAGTGCCCCCACGAGTGGGTGGTGGTGGCTCTGTGCAAGA GCGGCACTTTTCGGGAGATCCGGCTGGTGCAGGGCCGCAGCCCCTGCGCGGGGCTCCCCGAGATCAGGAACGTGAACGGGGTGGATCGCCTCTGTGGCCTGCACCAGGAGGAGGCCACGGTGTTCTGCCAAGAGCTGAGGTGCGGCCCCGCGCTCCAGGCCTCCCGCCAGGGTTTGGGCGTCGTCGGGAAGTATATGACCTGCCGGGGCACCGAGAAGACCATCCGGGACTGCAGGCTCAACAACAACCTTCGCAGAGGCTGCGACTTCCAGCAGGACGCAGAGGTGGTCTGCTCAG GACACACTGAGGCCCGGCTGGTGGGCGGCGAGCACCCCTGTGCTGGGCGCCTGGAGGTGAGGCGTGGCCTGGCCTGGGGTGCCGTCTGTGACTCTGACCTGGACCAGGCTACGGCCCACGTGGTGTGCCGAGAGCTGCAGTGTGGTGtggccgtgtccatgcccaggggCACCCACTTCGGCCGTGGCTCTGGGCTCATATGGACGGAGGCCTTCCACTGTGTAGGCAACGAGTCCCTGCTGTTCCACTGCCCTCGGGGGCCCGGGCACCAGTGTGGGCACGACCAAGACGCCGGGCTGAGGTGCTCAG AGTTCCGGCTGGTCAACGGCAGCAGCAGCTGTGAGGGGCGCTTGGAGCTCCAGGTTCAGGGGGCCTGGAAGCCCCTCTGTGCCGCCCACTGGGACTTAGCAGATGCCACCGTCCTCTGTCACCAGCTCAACTGTGGCAACGCGGTGGCCACTCCCCAAGGAGGCCATTTTGGGGTCGGAGATGCTCCCATCTGGCCCGACGTGTTTCACTGCACGGGGACAGAGCCCTACTTGTGGAATTGCCCAGTTAGCACTCTGGGGGCCCCAGCCTGTGCCCTGGGAAACGCAGCTGCCGTGGTCTGCTCAG gtCTCCCTGACGCCCTGCGACTAAGAGACGGGCAGAGCCGCTGTGATGGCCGCGTGGAGATATCCCTGGACGGGGTGTGGGGCCGCGTCCTGGACGACGGGTGGGATCTGCACGGCGCGGCCGTCGTGTGCCGGCAGCTGGGGTGCGGAGGCGCCGAGCGAGCCTACGACGCGCCTGCACCCCGGCGCGGGGCCGTCCCGGTGCGGCTGAGCCGTGCGCGCTGTCTGGGCACCGAGAGCCGCCTGACCCAGTGCAACGTGTCCGCGGCCCTGCTGGTGTCCACGGGGACCTCGAGGGACGCGGGCGTCCTGTGCTCCG GGAGCCGCCGGGTGCGGCTAGCCGCGGGCCCGGGCCGCTGTGCAGGGCGTGTGGAGGTGCTCCACGGCGGCGCGTGGGGCACCGTGTGCGACGACGGCTGGGACCTGCGGGACGCCCACGTGGTCTGCCGGCAGCTGGGCTGCGGCGCCGCCCTCAGCGCCCCAGGAGCCGCGCACTTCGGGGCTGGGGCCGGGCGCATCTGGATGGACGAGCTGGGCTGCGGGGGCCAGGAGTCTGCGCTGTGGCAGTGCCCGTCGGAGGGCTGGGGCCGGCACGACTGTGGACACAAGGAGGACGCCGGCGTCTTCTGCTCAG AATCGGTGGCCCTGAGGCTGCGAGGCGGCACCCACCACTGCGCTGGGTGGCTGGACGTGTTCTACAATGGGACATGGGGTGCTGTGTGCAGTAACACCCTGAAGGACACCTCCATGTCCATCATCTGCAAGCAGCTGGGctgtggggagcagggctggctggAGAACAGGCCCGTCCACGCTGCAGGCTTGGGCGTCTCCTGGGTGGACAACATTGAGTGCCGCAGGCTGCGAAACTccacgctgtggcagtgccccTCAGCCCCGTGGAACCCACGCTCCTGTGCCCGCGGAGAGGAGGTCTGGATCACCTGTGCAG GATCATCAGAGCAAACGCCCCAGGATTCCACGGAGACTCTCAACTGCTTATCCACCCACAGCTGCCCAG AGGAGGGCGCGCTGCGCGTGCGCGGGGGAGAGGACGGCTGCTCCGGTCGCGTGGAGCTCTGGCACGCCGGCTCCTGGGGCACCGTGTGCGACGATTCCTGGGACCTGGCGGACGCGGAGGTCGTGTGCCGCCAGCTGGGCTGTGGGCGGGCCCTGAGCGCCCTGGCGGGGGCCGCCTTCGGGCCGGGCTCGGGGCCCGTGTGGCTGGACGAGGTGCAGTGCCGGGGCAGCGAGGCGTCCCTGCGGAGCTGCCCCGCGGAGCCGTGGGGACGTGGAGACTGCGCGCACAAAGAGGACGCGGGCGTGCGCTGCTCCC GCTCTACCCTGGTTCCTCTACCTGCCCTCAAGGCTGGGAGCCTGCCCGTGACCTTCTGCTTCATCCTGGGCACCCTCCTGGGCATTGTCTTGCTGGTCCTGGGGACGAAGTGGTGCCACGACAGAGGAGCCTGCAGGG GTTCCAGAATGTCGGGGAGTCTGCCCTCAGAAGGTGTCTATGAGGACATCGCAGCCATCCCTGTGGAGGAGAAAGACAACAGCCCAGTGGGGTCTCAGGACCTGATGCTGGAGGAGGAGTACGACGATgcccaggagctggagcaggaCCCCGAGGAcgagggagcagaggagggggcGCCCCTGAGCTCC GTGGGGCTCTTCACAGCCTGGGCCCCGAAGTTCGGGCTGGGACGGAAGACCAGGGTGGCCGGTGCCCCAGGACGTGATGACCCTGAGCTGAGAATGGGGGACATCAGCGAGACCAGAGGGTGGGAGAGAACCCAGGTGCATGGGGGCTTTCATTTTCCTCGTAAGATGCTATTAAACTCACTTTGA
- the SCART1 gene encoding scavenger receptor cysteine-rich domain-containing protein SCART1 isoform X4, protein MKAALWALTLGPLLLSLRAVPTGGPGDLRLAYRPSPCDGVVLVQREGKWGHVCNREWTQREASVVCRQLGCGDAVGAPKYVPLPGEMQLPWLHNVSCSGKESSLWECSLGAWTRSECPHEWVVVALCKSGTFREIRLVQGRSPCAGLPEIRNVNGVDRLCGLHQEEATVFCQELRCGPALQASRQGLGVVGKYMTCRGTEKTIRDCRLNNNLRRGCDFQQDAEVVCSGHTEARLVGGEHPCAGRLEVRRGLAWGAVCDSDLDQATAHVVCRELQCGVAVSMPRGTHFGRGSGLIWTEAFHCVGNESLLFHCPRGPGHQCGHDQDAGLRCSEFRLVNGSSSCEGRLELQVQGAWKPLCAAHWDLADATVLCHQLNCGNAVATPQGGHFGVGDAPIWPDVFHCTGTEPYLWNCPVSTLGAPACALGNAAAVVCSGLPDALRLRDGQSRCDGRVEISLDGVWGRVLDDGWDLHGAAVVCRQLGCGGAERAYDAPAPRRGAVPVRLSRARCLGTESRLTQCNVSAALLVSTGTSRDAGVLCSGSRRVRLAAGPGRCAGRVEVLHGGAWGTVCDDGWDLRDAHVVCRQLGCGAALSAPGAAHFGAGAGRIWMDELGCGGQESALWQCPSEGWGRHDCGHKEDAGVFCSESVALRLRGGTHHCAGWLDVFYNGTWGAVCSNTLKDTSMSIICKQLGCGEQGWLENRPVHAAGLGVSWVDNIECRRLRNSTLWQCPSAPWNPRSCARGEEVWITCAGSSEQTPQDSTETLNCLSTHSCPEEGALRVRGGEDGCSGRVELWHAGSWGTVCDDSWDLADAEVVCRQLGCGRALSALAGAAFGPGSGPVWLDEVQCRGSEASLRSCPAEPWGRGDCAHKEDAGVRCSRDKGTTALPEASGSRMSGSLPSEGVYEDIAAIPVEEKDNSPVGSQDLMLEEEYDDAQELEQDPEDEGAEEGAPLSSVGLFTAWAPKFGLGRKTRVAGAPGRDDPELRMGDISETRGWERTQVHGGFHFPRKMLLNSL, encoded by the exons ATGAAGGCCGCTCTCTGGGCCTTGACACTCGGGCCCCTTCTCCTGTCTCTCAGGGCAGTCCCCACTG GTGGACCCGGCGACCTGAGGCTGGCGTACAGACCCAGCCCGTGTGACGGAGTGGTGCTGGTCCAACGCGAGGGGAAGTGGGGACACGTGTGCAACCGGGAGTGGACGCAGAGGGAGGCGTCTGTGGTCTGCAGGCAGCTGGGCTGCGGAGATGCAGTGGGGGCCCCCAAGTACGTCCCACTGCCTGGGGAGATGCAGCTGCCCTGGCTCCACAACGTGTCCTGCAGCGGAAAGGAGTCCTCCCTGTGGGAGTGCAGCCTCGGGGCATGGACGCGGAGCGAGTGCCCCCACGAGTGGGTGGTGGTGGCTCTGTGCAAGA GCGGCACTTTTCGGGAGATCCGGCTGGTGCAGGGCCGCAGCCCCTGCGCGGGGCTCCCCGAGATCAGGAACGTGAACGGGGTGGATCGCCTCTGTGGCCTGCACCAGGAGGAGGCCACGGTGTTCTGCCAAGAGCTGAGGTGCGGCCCCGCGCTCCAGGCCTCCCGCCAGGGTTTGGGCGTCGTCGGGAAGTATATGACCTGCCGGGGCACCGAGAAGACCATCCGGGACTGCAGGCTCAACAACAACCTTCGCAGAGGCTGCGACTTCCAGCAGGACGCAGAGGTGGTCTGCTCAG GACACACTGAGGCCCGGCTGGTGGGCGGCGAGCACCCCTGTGCTGGGCGCCTGGAGGTGAGGCGTGGCCTGGCCTGGGGTGCCGTCTGTGACTCTGACCTGGACCAGGCTACGGCCCACGTGGTGTGCCGAGAGCTGCAGTGTGGTGtggccgtgtccatgcccaggggCACCCACTTCGGCCGTGGCTCTGGGCTCATATGGACGGAGGCCTTCCACTGTGTAGGCAACGAGTCCCTGCTGTTCCACTGCCCTCGGGGGCCCGGGCACCAGTGTGGGCACGACCAAGACGCCGGGCTGAGGTGCTCAG AGTTCCGGCTGGTCAACGGCAGCAGCAGCTGTGAGGGGCGCTTGGAGCTCCAGGTTCAGGGGGCCTGGAAGCCCCTCTGTGCCGCCCACTGGGACTTAGCAGATGCCACCGTCCTCTGTCACCAGCTCAACTGTGGCAACGCGGTGGCCACTCCCCAAGGAGGCCATTTTGGGGTCGGAGATGCTCCCATCTGGCCCGACGTGTTTCACTGCACGGGGACAGAGCCCTACTTGTGGAATTGCCCAGTTAGCACTCTGGGGGCCCCAGCCTGTGCCCTGGGAAACGCAGCTGCCGTGGTCTGCTCAG gtCTCCCTGACGCCCTGCGACTAAGAGACGGGCAGAGCCGCTGTGATGGCCGCGTGGAGATATCCCTGGACGGGGTGTGGGGCCGCGTCCTGGACGACGGGTGGGATCTGCACGGCGCGGCCGTCGTGTGCCGGCAGCTGGGGTGCGGAGGCGCCGAGCGAGCCTACGACGCGCCTGCACCCCGGCGCGGGGCCGTCCCGGTGCGGCTGAGCCGTGCGCGCTGTCTGGGCACCGAGAGCCGCCTGACCCAGTGCAACGTGTCCGCGGCCCTGCTGGTGTCCACGGGGACCTCGAGGGACGCGGGCGTCCTGTGCTCCG GGAGCCGCCGGGTGCGGCTAGCCGCGGGCCCGGGCCGCTGTGCAGGGCGTGTGGAGGTGCTCCACGGCGGCGCGTGGGGCACCGTGTGCGACGACGGCTGGGACCTGCGGGACGCCCACGTGGTCTGCCGGCAGCTGGGCTGCGGCGCCGCCCTCAGCGCCCCAGGAGCCGCGCACTTCGGGGCTGGGGCCGGGCGCATCTGGATGGACGAGCTGGGCTGCGGGGGCCAGGAGTCTGCGCTGTGGCAGTGCCCGTCGGAGGGCTGGGGCCGGCACGACTGTGGACACAAGGAGGACGCCGGCGTCTTCTGCTCAG AATCGGTGGCCCTGAGGCTGCGAGGCGGCACCCACCACTGCGCTGGGTGGCTGGACGTGTTCTACAATGGGACATGGGGTGCTGTGTGCAGTAACACCCTGAAGGACACCTCCATGTCCATCATCTGCAAGCAGCTGGGctgtggggagcagggctggctggAGAACAGGCCCGTCCACGCTGCAGGCTTGGGCGTCTCCTGGGTGGACAACATTGAGTGCCGCAGGCTGCGAAACTccacgctgtggcagtgccccTCAGCCCCGTGGAACCCACGCTCCTGTGCCCGCGGAGAGGAGGTCTGGATCACCTGTGCAG GATCATCAGAGCAAACGCCCCAGGATTCCACGGAGACTCTCAACTGCTTATCCACCCACAGCTGCCCAG AGGAGGGCGCGCTGCGCGTGCGCGGGGGAGAGGACGGCTGCTCCGGTCGCGTGGAGCTCTGGCACGCCGGCTCCTGGGGCACCGTGTGCGACGATTCCTGGGACCTGGCGGACGCGGAGGTCGTGTGCCGCCAGCTGGGCTGTGGGCGGGCCCTGAGCGCCCTGGCGGGGGCCGCCTTCGGGCCGGGCTCGGGGCCCGTGTGGCTGGACGAGGTGCAGTGCCGGGGCAGCGAGGCGTCCCTGCGGAGCTGCCCCGCGGAGCCGTGGGGACGTGGAGACTGCGCGCACAAAGAGGACGCGGGCGTGCGCTGCTCCC GTGACAAGGGGACCACTGCCCTACCGGAGGCATCTG GTTCCAGAATGTCGGGGAGTCTGCCCTCAGAAGGTGTCTATGAGGACATCGCAGCCATCCCTGTGGAGGAGAAAGACAACAGCCCAGTGGGGTCTCAGGACCTGATGCTGGAGGAGGAGTACGACGATgcccaggagctggagcaggaCCCCGAGGAcgagggagcagaggagggggcGCCCCTGAGCTCC GTGGGGCTCTTCACAGCCTGGGCCCCGAAGTTCGGGCTGGGACGGAAGACCAGGGTGGCCGGTGCCCCAGGACGTGATGACCCTGAGCTGAGAATGGGGGACATCAGCGAGACCAGAGGGTGGGAGAGAACCCAGGTGCATGGGGGCTTTCATTTTCCTCGTAAGATGCTATTAAACTCACTTTGA